The DNA sequence AATTGGCGAAAATGATCGCGGAGCTTCAGCCGCGAATCGAGATCACCGCGATTTCCGGCTATTTCTCGGAAGACGATCCAAAAATCGTCGACGCCATTCGAAGCGGCGTTATCAGTCGCTTTCTAGCCAAGCCCTTCGATATCGAATCCGCCATGGCTGGGATCGCAAATTCGGATAGAGGCGAGAACGCCAGCCAACGCGGCGGCGCTGAAAGCGAGGCGGGCATTACCGCCCGTAACGGGCGGTAATGCCCGCCCGCCTGAAGCGGCCCCATGACGATGCCAACCATAGCATCGTTGAAATTACACGATGTTTTGCGCAGGTGCCGATGGCATGACCTTTGCCATTCACAGACGGCCCACGTGAGGAGAAGTCTCTCGCGGGCAATCGAAACACAACGCCATCGAAGGAGTTCAGCATGGCCCGTGTACAGAAAACCACCGATTCCTCCAGCCTCGCGGAAGTGGTCGATCGCATCCTCGATAAGGGAATTGTGATCGACGCGTGGGTGAAGGTCTCTCTGGTCGGCATCGAGCTCATCACCGTCGAGGCCCGCGTTGTGGTGGCGTCGGTCGAGACGTACCTGAAGTATGCCGAAGCCGTCGGCCTCACTGCTTCCGCTGCGACCCCGGCGTAACGCGGAACTCGCCACGCGAGCCTGCCGGGAGAACGCCTCGGAGACCGACGGTCCGAGAGCGCGCGCCTCCCGGCGGAGCCTTCTTCCCTCAACTCTTTTCAATCCAGAAGGGTCCCGCCATGTCGAGCCTCTCCGAAGATTTTTCTCGTCTCGCCGACGAGATCGTCACTCTCCGCCAACGCTTCGCGACCGCCTCCCAGGAGCGGCGAGCAAATCTCGAGGAGCGACGCGCCAATGTCAGATCGCAACTCCGGGAGCACGAGCGGACTCTCGCGGCGCTTTCTCGTGTGAGGCAGGACGCTGCGGTGGCAGATCGCCGTGGCCTGCGCCAGGAGGTCTACCGGCTACTCGCCGACGGACGGCGCACGGTCGCGGCGAATGGGCAGGCGCGTCAAAGCGCGGCGAACGCCCAGCGGGCGAGCGCCCGTGCTTTCCTGAATGACCTCACCGGCCAGGTCGCTTTGCTGCGCGCCAATTTCGCCGAGGCCAGAACGATCCGCGCCGCCGAGCGCCAAGCGATCTTCCGATCCGTGCGAGATCATCTCGGCTCCGCATCGGCCGATCGCCTCGGCGCGCGGGCTGCTTGGTGCGCGCGACTCTCGGGAGCCCCATCGCCGTCGCCGGCGCTGACTGTCGTCGTAAGCTCTCTCGAACCCGTTCCGACGCCCGTCCACGCCGTCGCCGTAGCGGCTCCCGCGTTCGCATCGGAGAGCGCCACTTGGGAGTCCGGCCAAAAGGATAATTCATATCGCTCGGGTCGGCGGCGCGCGTCGTCCGTCTCCGAAACCGACAGCGCGGAGATTTCGGAATGAGCGCGACGGACCGACTCGAAGAAACGCTCGCCGAGTTTTCCGATGCGGCGGAAAATTCGGCGATCATCCTGCGGCCGAGCGACGAATTCGTCGCCTCGCGCACGCTCGACGAGATCACGAACCGCGCGCTCACTTATCTCAACGCGGGATATTCGGTGCATTTCTCAGGACCGGCAGGGACTGGGAAGACCACGCTCGCCTTTCATGTCGCCGCGCTGCACGGGCGACCGACCACGCTTCTGCACGGAGATCACGAATTCGGAAGCTCTGATCTGGTCGGGCGCGAGAGCGGCTATCGAAAGTCGCGAGTGATCGACAATTTCATATCTTCGGTCGTCAAGCTCGAAGAGCGGGGCCATGCGCTCTGGGTCGACAACCGCATCACCACCGCCTGCCGCCACGGCCACACGATCATCTATGACGAGTTCAATCGCAGCCGTCCGGAGGCCAATAATCCGTTTTTGTCGATCCTGTCGGAGGGCGTGCTGAATGCGCCGCAGCTCCATGGACGAGGCGAGGGCTATGTCAGCGTGCATCCCGACTTTCGGGCAATCTTCACTTCAAACCCAGCCGAATACGCCGGCGTGCATCGCGCTCAGGACGCATTGCTCGACCGCATGGTGACGATCAGCCTCGGCCATTACGACAGGGAGACGGAGATAGCGATCACCGCGTCCAAGTCGGGCATAGATTTCGCCGAGGCGGAGCGCATCGTCGACATCGTCGCTCTATGCCGACGCGAGGGCCGCGATCCGAGTCATCCTACGATCCGCGCCTGCGTCGCCATCGGGCGCGTTCTATCGCTGACAGGCGCCAAGGCGGACCCGGACGACAAGGATTTTCTCTGGGCCTGTCGAGACATGCTCGCCGGCGTTGCGCCGAATGGCCTCCGCGTCGAGGCGGGGGAAGGACGCTACGATTTTATCGACAGTCTGGTGCGGCGAAGCTGTGGCTCGGCGCGGCGGACCCGCGGCGCGCGAACGACGACCAAGACGGGAGACGCGGCATGAACCGTATCCGCTGCGTCATGCCGCCACGCGGACTGGCTCAGATTCCGACGCGTCGCGGCGGCGAGCGAGAATCCGTCCCCGCCCATAAGGCTTATTTGCGCATCAGCTTCCTCGAGCTCGAACGCGCCCGTCATGCCCAGGAGATCCGCACGGGGCGGGCGCGCATCGCGGCTCTTCTCGCGCGCAGCAATGAGATCGAGGCGGAAAGGGCGCAGATACTGAACACGGTGCGCGCTCTGCTCCCGCCGGAAGCGTCCGACCGGAACGGCCGCGGATCGGAGCCGGGCCGGCCCCGCGGAGGACGTTTCCGCTACGCCTATTGAATCGAAGGAGCGGGCATTCGCCATGGCAAAGAAACCGGAAGCAAGGTCGGAGGCCATTCCGAGCATGGAACATCGCCGCGTCGAAAATGGCTTGCGCGCGGTCGGAGCCGCCGCGCGCGTTTTCCTCACGGACGAGCTGCAGGCCCGAGAGATCAAGATCACGCGCATCGCTCCGCCCGCTGGCGAAGAGGGTGTCTGGACAGTCGAAGCCGATGTCTTGACCCCTGACCTCGCCGTCAAGGCGCTGGGCATTCCGGTCAGCCAGGAGGTTTTGAAGCGCGAGCGGTGGAGCCTGGACATGGACTCGCAATTGGCCGTGATCGCCTTCGAGCTCGACGAATAGCGGGAAAGAAAATCAGATGTCGATGTTCGTCTATGGCATCGTCGGCGCGGCCGAGCCGGAATTCGAGCCGCTCCGCGGCATCGGAGGGCGGCCGGTCACATCGATCTCACACGATGGAATCTGCGCCATCGTCAGCGATCATCCGGGCGGCGCCATCCGGCCCGAACGGAAACATATTCTGGCCCAGCAGCAGGTTCTCTCCGCTCTCTACCGGCGATACGACATGCTGCCCATGGCCTTCGGCACGCTCACCCCGTCGCGCGAGGCCCTGGCCGAATTTCTCGGCGGCCGCCACGCGGATATCGCGGCGATGCTCGAACGGGTTCGCGGCTGTGTCGAGTTCGGATTGCAGATCAAGCTCTACGGCCCCGATCCGATTACCTATCTGGTCGCGCGCTCGCAGGAGCTGAAGGCGGCGCGCGACCGCGCCTTTGGCCGCCGCCGCGCGCCCACGCAACAAGAGCAGATTCGCCTCGGTCAGCTTTTCGAATCCGTGTTCACGCAGTTTCGCGGGACGGTGGCGGAAAAGGTGAGCGAAGGCATCGCTCCGGCCGCCGCTGAGGTGAAACTTTTGCCGCCCCGCAGCCAGACGGAAATCGCCAATTTCGCCGTGCTGGCTCGGCGCGCTGAGGCGGACTTGCTCGCCGCCGCGATCGAGGCGGTCGCCGCCGATTTCGGCGACGAATTCGTCTTCGGCCTGAACGGCCCATGGCCGCCGCATAATTTCGTCTCGCTCGATTTTTCGGCGGGGCTCGAGGAGGCGTGAGCGATGTTCCTGATCGACGATCTTCTGATGGCGCCGGCGCGCGGCATGATGTTCGTGCTCCGCGAGATCGCCAAGGCGGCCGAGGCCGAACGCGAGGCGGAGGCGCGACAACTCCTTGCCGAACTGACCACGCTGCATCATCGGCTGGAGAATCGGGAACTGGGCGAGGAAGCCTTCGAGCGGCAGGAGAACGCGCTGTTGGAGCGGCTCGACCGTCTACGCGGCAAGCAGCAAGAAGTCGGAGGGGAGGATGACGGGGGTGCAGCCTAGAGCCTATCCCACGGCGGCGCCGAACGAAGAGCTCGGGCGGGACTTCGAGGCGTCCTCGCCGGCAAGGGAGACGCTGGTGTCCCTGGCCGAGGCGCTCGATCGGCTGCTCGAATGCGGCGTCGTCGTCGACGGCAATGCGACGATCGGCGTGGCCGGAGTCGAGCTCATTCACCTCGATCTGCGATTGCTGCTCGCCTCGTTCGACACCGCTTTCCCGGAGGGGCCGCCCGCGCGGAGCGGATCGCCTCGACGCCCGATCCCGCGTGACGGCCCTCCCTTGTCTTCGGCGATCGATGTGCGGCCCCGCTTCACGTCG is a window from the Methylosinus sp. C49 genome containing:
- a CDS encoding response regulator, producing the protein MTNTPSELPILIIDDDSDMCWVLRCVIEACGRRTVVAHSGRESLALYGEGNRFALAFVDLRLPDIEGMQLAKMIAELQPRIEITAISGYFSEDDPKIVDAIRSGVISRFLAKPFDIESAMAGIANSDRGENASQRGGAESEAGITARNGR
- the gvpA gene encoding gas vesicle structural protein GvpA; the protein is MARVQKTTDSSSLAEVVDRILDKGIVIDAWVKVSLVGIELITVEARVVVASVETYLKYAEAVGLTASAATPA
- the gvpN gene encoding gas vesicle protein GvpN — encoded protein: MSATDRLEETLAEFSDAAENSAIILRPSDEFVASRTLDEITNRALTYLNAGYSVHFSGPAGTGKTTLAFHVAALHGRPTTLLHGDHEFGSSDLVGRESGYRKSRVIDNFISSVVKLEERGHALWVDNRITTACRHGHTIIYDEFNRSRPEANNPFLSILSEGVLNAPQLHGRGEGYVSVHPDFRAIFTSNPAEYAGVHRAQDALLDRMVTISLGHYDRETEIAITASKSGIDFAEAERIVDIVALCRREGRDPSHPTIRACVAIGRVLSLTGAKADPDDKDFLWACRDMLAGVAPNGLRVEAGEGRYDFIDSLVRRSCGSARRTRGARTTTKTGDAA
- a CDS encoding GvpL/GvpF family gas vesicle protein; translation: MSMFVYGIVGAAEPEFEPLRGIGGRPVTSISHDGICAIVSDHPGGAIRPERKHILAQQQVLSALYRRYDMLPMAFGTLTPSREALAEFLGGRHADIAAMLERVRGCVEFGLQIKLYGPDPITYLVARSQELKAARDRAFGRRRAPTQQEQIRLGQLFESVFTQFRGTVAEKVSEGIAPAAAEVKLLPPRSQTEIANFAVLARRAEADLLAAAIEAVAADFGDEFVFGLNGPWPPHNFVSLDFSAGLEEA
- a CDS encoding gas vesicle protein GvpG, with the protein product MFLIDDLLMAPARGMMFVLREIAKAAEAEREAEARQLLAELTTLHHRLENRELGEEAFERQENALLERLDRLRGKQQEVGGEDDGGAA
- the gvpJ gene encoding gas vesicle protein GvpJ → MTGVQPRAYPTAAPNEELGRDFEASSPARETLVSLAEALDRLLECGVVVDGNATIGVAGVELIHLDLRLLLASFDTAFPEGPPARSGSPRRPIPRDGPPLSSAIDVRPRFTSKRAPRARLEAVDGPNDVRQEELPKGLLRLVLTLVGLLHELLEKQALRRVEKGVLSDAEIDALGRGLLAQAQEIETLRRLFGLEGEDLALRLGAGAFEPATTEERGVT